A genome region from Flavobacterium sp. includes the following:
- a CDS encoding RNA polymerase sigma factor, with translation MKIIHLHQEETKIIKLAVENNRQAQQQIYGKYSSKMLSVCRQYIKDIQLAEDVMITAFMKAFTNLKNFEHKGSFEGWIRRIMVNECISYLRVQKKVSFAEDEFFTEESFNEIDSQFTVEQIQFLIDALPDGYKMVFNLYAIEGYKHNEIAKMLGINEGTSKSQLSHARKMLQTQITILKKQDNGTE, from the coding sequence ATGAAAATTATTCATTTACATCAAGAAGAAACCAAAATCATAAAGCTGGCTGTCGAAAACAATCGTCAGGCGCAGCAGCAGATTTACGGTAAATATTCTTCGAAAATGTTAAGCGTTTGCCGACAATATATAAAAGATATTCAGCTGGCAGAAGATGTAATGATAACCGCTTTTATGAAAGCCTTTACCAATCTGAAAAACTTTGAACACAAAGGAAGTTTCGAAGGCTGGATTCGGAGAATTATGGTTAACGAATGTATTTCGTATTTAAGAGTTCAGAAAAAAGTAAGTTTTGCCGAAGATGAATTTTTTACAGAAGAAAGTTTTAATGAAATCGACAGCCAGTTTACGGTAGAACAAATTCAGTTTTTAATTGATGCTCTGCCAGATGGTTATAAAATGGTTTTCAATTTATACGCCATCGAAGGATATAAACACAATGAAATTGCCAAGATGTTAGGAATTAATGAAGGAACATCGAAATCGCAATTATCGCACGCCAGGAAAATGCTGCAAACACAAATTACTATTTTAAAAAAACAAGATAATGGAACCGAATAA